A part of Halogeometricum sp. S3BR5-2 genomic DNA contains:
- a CDS encoding NUDIX hydrolase — protein sequence MTERPLRATVSLRGVLFAPDGDVLVVQRTSDEGWELPGGRLGAQEDANEGVKREIVEETGLDVNLGQPVHALAWRNDDDNGRFGVYYYATVTERTVSLSHEHVGYEWLSPRKAERRLSGPQGDAVSNAREVHDE from the coding sequence ATGACTGAGAGACCACTCCGGGCGACGGTGAGTCTTCGAGGAGTGCTGTTCGCTCCTGACGGCGACGTTCTCGTCGTTCAGCGGACGAGCGACGAGGGATGGGAACTGCCGGGCGGCCGCCTCGGGGCGCAGGAGGACGCGAACGAGGGCGTGAAGCGCGAAATCGTCGAGGAGACGGGACTGGACGTGAATCTCGGGCAACCAGTGCACGCCCTCGCGTGGCGGAACGACGACGACAACGGGCGGTTCGGCGTCTACTACTACGCCACCGTCACCGAGCGGACGGTGTCTCTGAGCCACGAGCACGTCGGCTACGAGTGGCTCTCGCCGCGGAAGGCCGAGCGCCGACTGAGCGGTCCGCAGGGAGACGCCGTGAGCAACGCCCGGGAGGTGCACGACGAGTGA
- the mutL gene encoding DNA mismatch repair endonuclease MutL — MSDGGEGRPAIRALDDRTVRQIAAGEVVERPASVVKELVENSLDADATRISIAVNAGGTEGVRVRDDGVGMDRDDVEMAVEEHTTSKISDVDDLESGVGTLGFRGEALHTIGAVSRLTVRSKPRGGDGAGTELRVEGGEVADVRPAGCPEGTVVEVEDLFYNTPARRKFLKTTATEFDHVNTVATQYALANPDVALSLEHDDREVFATEGRGSLASTVLSVYGREVAESMVRVDAEPDAGPVDSVTGLVSHPETTRSARDYLSTFVNGRYVTARPLREAVLDAYGGQLAPDRYPFAVLFADVPRETVDVNVHPRKMEVRFDDESGVKRAVESAVESALLGEGLIRSSAPRGRSAPDEVEPAPEAPETEARGGKGHSPQPPSSSDAPPDRSESKTEAAGRGDGDDAGGVEAEASESGAGESAESAEVPKSVDSAADSDGENESSLPDGDGTDVTDDEAWSVSAGRTRSRPERAPGTPSASVGGESTASETASESSPASGADLSPTAAEATQSSLDGASSGAGGEEATGIDDARDGSDRSRRLGAPTVQRDLSGDAAALEPEFDSLPSMRVLGQLHDTYVVAETTDGMVLVDQHAADERVNYERLQAKLAGDVATQALADPVEVELTAREAALFEEYREALSETGFRAERTDERTVEVRSVPAVFAEALRPELLRDALTACVSEGESGGRETVDAVADELLADLACYPSVTGNTSLTEGSVVDLLSALDDCENPYACPHGRPVLIELGDEEIADRFERDYPGHGGRRAE, encoded by the coding sequence GTGAGCGACGGGGGCGAGGGCCGCCCGGCGATACGCGCCCTCGACGACCGGACCGTCCGCCAGATAGCCGCCGGGGAGGTGGTCGAACGACCCGCGTCGGTCGTCAAGGAACTCGTCGAGAACAGCCTCGACGCCGACGCGACTCGCATCTCCATCGCCGTCAACGCCGGCGGGACGGAGGGCGTCCGCGTCCGCGACGACGGCGTCGGGATGGACCGCGACGACGTCGAGATGGCCGTCGAGGAGCACACCACGAGCAAGATATCCGACGTCGACGACCTCGAATCCGGCGTCGGGACGCTCGGCTTCCGGGGGGAGGCGCTGCACACCATCGGCGCCGTCTCCCGCCTCACCGTCCGGTCGAAACCGCGCGGCGGCGACGGCGCCGGGACGGAACTCCGCGTCGAGGGCGGCGAGGTGGCCGACGTGCGCCCCGCGGGGTGTCCGGAGGGCACCGTCGTCGAGGTCGAGGACCTCTTCTACAACACGCCCGCGCGTCGGAAGTTCCTGAAGACGACGGCGACGGAGTTCGACCACGTCAACACCGTGGCGACGCAGTACGCCCTCGCCAACCCGGACGTGGCGCTCTCCTTGGAACACGACGACCGCGAGGTGTTCGCCACCGAGGGCCGCGGCAGTCTGGCGTCGACGGTGCTCTCGGTGTACGGGCGGGAGGTGGCGGAGTCGATGGTCCGCGTCGACGCCGAACCCGACGCCGGCCCCGTCGACTCGGTGACGGGCCTCGTCAGCCACCCCGAGACGACCCGGAGCGCGCGCGACTACCTCTCGACGTTCGTCAACGGTCGCTACGTGACCGCCCGACCGCTCCGTGAGGCCGTCTTAGACGCCTACGGCGGGCAACTCGCCCCCGACCGCTACCCGTTCGCCGTCCTGTTCGCCGACGTGCCGCGGGAGACGGTGGACGTGAACGTCCACCCCCGCAAAATGGAGGTGCGGTTCGACGACGAGTCCGGCGTCAAGCGCGCCGTCGAGTCGGCCGTCGAGTCCGCGCTCCTGGGCGAGGGGCTGATTCGCTCCTCGGCGCCGCGGGGTCGCTCCGCGCCCGACGAGGTGGAACCCGCGCCGGAGGCGCCGGAGACGGAGGCCCGCGGCGGGAAGGGGCACAGTCCCCAGCCACCGTCGTCGTCGGACGCCCCGCCGGACCGGTCGGAATCGAAGACGGAGGCGGCCGGCCGCGGCGACGGAGACGACGCCGGAGGGGTCGAAGCCGAGGCGTCGGAGTCGGGCGCGGGCGAATCTGCCGAATCTGCCGAAGTACCGAAATCGGTCGACTCGGCGGCCGACTCCGACGGCGAAAACGAATCGAGCCTCCCCGACGGGGACGGAACCGACGTGACCGACGACGAGGCGTGGTCCGTCTCGGCCGGCCGGACCCGCTCGCGGCCCGAGCGCGCGCCGGGGACGCCGAGCGCGTCCGTCGGAGGCGAATCGACGGCTTCCGAGACGGCGAGCGAGTCGTCGCCGGCGTCCGGAGCCGATTTGTCACCGACGGCGGCCGAGGCGACGCAGTCGTCGCTGGACGGCGCGTCGAGCGGTGCGGGAGGCGAGGAAGCGACGGGCATCGACGACGCCCGAGACGGGAGCGACCGCTCGCGGCGACTCGGCGCGCCGACGGTCCAGCGCGACCTGTCGGGCGATGCGGCGGCGCTGGAACCCGAGTTCGACTCGCTGCCGTCGATGCGCGTGCTCGGCCAACTGCACGACACCTACGTCGTCGCGGAGACGACCGACGGGATGGTGCTCGTCGACCAGCACGCGGCCGACGAGCGGGTGAACTACGAGCGTCTGCAGGCAAAGCTCGCCGGCGACGTGGCGACGCAGGCGCTGGCCGACCCCGTCGAAGTAGAACTCACGGCGCGCGAGGCGGCGCTATTCGAGGAGTACCGCGAGGCGCTCTCGGAGACGGGGTTTCGGGCGGAACGAACCGACGAGCGGACCGTCGAGGTGCGGAGCGTCCCGGCCGTGTTCGCGGAGGCGCTCCGACCCGAACTCCTCCGGGACGCGCTCACGGCGTGCGTCAGCGAGGGGGAGTCGGGCGGCCGCGAGACGGTGGACGCCGTCGCGGACGAACTGCTCGCGGACCTCGCGTGCTACCCGTCGGTGACGGGCAACACGTCGCTGACCGAGGGGTCGGTCGTGGACCTGCTCTCGGCGCTGGACGACTGCGAGAACCCCTACGCCTGCCCGCACGGCCGGCCGGTTCTTATCGAACTGGGCGACGAGGAGATAGCCGACCGGTTCGAGCGGGACTACCCGGGTCACGGCGGGCGACGGGCGGAGTGA
- the kdgK1 gene encoding bifunctional 2-dehydro-3-deoxygluconokinase/2-dehydro-3-deoxygalactonokinase: MTDIVTFGETMLRLSPPRGERLERTRTLDVHPGGAESNVAVTASRLGADAVWLSKLPDSPLGRRVVSELRSHGVRTGVAWADPEATRMGTYYVEHGGAPRGTNVVYDRSDAAVTTATPSELPGGAVRNADLFYTSGITPALSPTLAETTASLLETATAADTTTAFDLNYRSKLWTPEEAGETYRSLLPDVDVLVGAERDIATCLGREGDPADVARDLAEEYGFETVVVTLSSEGSLAYHDGELHEQGVYESETFDAIGTGDAFVGGFLAKRLDGGEVPESLAYGAAAASLKRTVDGDLAVVTAAEVDAVVEEDAGGISR, encoded by the coding sequence ATGACCGACATCGTAACCTTCGGGGAGACGATGCTACGCCTCTCGCCGCCCCGCGGGGAACGGTTGGAACGGACGCGAACGCTGGACGTCCACCCGGGCGGCGCGGAGAGCAACGTCGCCGTCACGGCGTCCCGACTGGGCGCCGACGCCGTCTGGCTCTCGAAGCTTCCGGACTCGCCGCTGGGCCGCCGCGTCGTCTCGGAACTGCGGAGCCACGGCGTGCGCACGGGCGTCGCGTGGGCGGACCCCGAGGCGACCCGGATGGGGACGTACTACGTCGAACACGGCGGGGCGCCGCGCGGGACGAACGTCGTCTACGACCGCTCGGACGCCGCCGTGACGACGGCGACGCCCTCGGAACTGCCGGGCGGCGCGGTGCGGAACGCCGACCTGTTCTACACCAGCGGAATCACGCCCGCACTCTCCCCGACGCTGGCCGAGACGACGGCGTCGCTGCTGGAGACGGCGACGGCGGCCGACACGACGACGGCGTTCGACCTGAACTACCGGTCGAAGCTGTGGACGCCCGAGGAGGCCGGCGAGACGTACCGGTCGCTGCTCCCGGACGTGGACGTGCTGGTGGGGGCCGAACGCGACATCGCCACCTGCCTCGGCCGCGAGGGCGACCCGGCGGACGTCGCGCGTGACCTGGCGGAGGAGTACGGCTTCGAGACGGTGGTCGTGACGCTGAGTTCCGAGGGGTCGCTCGCGTACCACGACGGGGAACTGCACGAACAGGGCGTCTACGAGTCCGAGACGTTCGACGCCATCGGCACCGGCGACGCGTTCGTCGGCGGCTTCCTCGCGAAGCGACTCGACGGCGGCGAGGTGCCCGAGTCGCTGGCCTACGGCGCGGCGGCGGCGTCGCTGAAGCGGACCGTCGACGGCGACCTGGCCGTCGTCACGGCCGCGGAAGTCGACGCCGTCGTCGAGGAGGACGCGGGCGGCATCTCGCGGTAG
- a CDS encoding dihydrolipoyl dehydrogenase family protein has translation MTHVVIVGAYGSAGVAAAEGLLDAVGSEIDRLTLVDDGEPGGGLCILRGCMPSKEVLSAAEHRYRARHDHRLRGDPPEIDLDAVVRTKDEHVSNFAAHRREAVREMASRDGVEFRHETARFVGDRTLRVGGEEVEADHVVVATGSTPNVPDVSGLDSVDYLTSADVLDATDLPDSGVVMGFGYVGLELVPYLAEAGVDLTVVEHDERPLDEADPAFGDDVLSLYREEFDVEIRTETTEERIEKTDDGVRVHVDGPDGPDALDAESLFLFTGRRPALDGLGLAEAGIDAGEDEWVEDTMRTRGNDRVSVVGDANGKEPILHVAKEQGQVAADNILAAERDESPEVYENVHHHVVFSGAAVYPYARVGHSEASAEEAGLDHVTVRREAARDGVFKTKLAPRGRATLVVGADGTVLGYQGLHLHADAMAKTMQVVVERGMDVREVPDRAYHPTTPEILDGLLRLAAERLE, from the coding sequence ATGACGCACGTGGTCATCGTCGGCGCCTACGGAAGTGCGGGCGTCGCCGCCGCCGAGGGACTCCTCGACGCCGTCGGCTCCGAGATAGACCGATTGACGCTCGTCGACGACGGCGAACCCGGCGGCGGCCTCTGCATCCTCCGGGGCTGTATGCCCTCCAAGGAGGTGCTGTCGGCCGCCGAGCACCGCTACCGGGCCCGCCACGACCACCGCCTGCGCGGCGACCCGCCGGAGATAGACCTCGACGCGGTCGTGAGGACGAAAGACGAACACGTCTCGAACTTCGCGGCGCACCGCCGCGAGGCGGTCCGCGAGATGGCGAGTCGCGACGGCGTCGAATTCCGCCACGAGACGGCGCGGTTCGTCGGCGACCGGACGCTCCGCGTCGGCGGCGAGGAGGTGGAGGCCGACCACGTCGTCGTCGCCACGGGGTCGACGCCGAACGTGCCCGACGTGTCCGGTCTCGACTCGGTCGACTATCTCACCAGCGCCGACGTGTTGGACGCGACCGACCTGCCGGACTCCGGCGTCGTGATGGGGTTCGGCTACGTCGGCCTCGAACTCGTCCCCTACCTCGCGGAGGCGGGCGTGGACCTCACCGTGGTCGAACACGACGAACGGCCGTTGGACGAGGCCGACCCCGCGTTCGGCGACGACGTACTCTCGCTGTACCGCGAGGAGTTCGACGTGGAGATTCGCACGGAGACGACCGAAGAGCGGATAGAGAAGACCGACGACGGGGTCAGGGTGCACGTCGACGGGCCGGACGGCCCGGACGCCCTCGACGCCGAGTCGCTGTTCCTCTTCACCGGGCGTCGCCCCGCGTTAGACGGCCTCGGACTGGCGGAGGCGGGCATCGACGCCGGGGAGGATGAGTGGGTCGAGGACACGATGCGGACGCGGGGGAACGACCGGGTGTCCGTCGTCGGCGACGCGAACGGGAAGGAGCCGATTCTGCACGTGGCCAAAGAGCAGGGACAGGTGGCGGCCGATAATATCCTCGCCGCCGAACGGGACGAGTCGCCCGAGGTCTACGAGAACGTCCACCACCACGTCGTCTTCTCCGGGGCGGCCGTCTACCCGTACGCGCGGGTCGGCCACTCCGAGGCGTCGGCCGAGGAGGCGGGTCTCGACCACGTCACCGTCCGCCGCGAGGCGGCCCGCGACGGCGTGTTCAAGACGAAACTGGCCCCTCGCGGGCGGGCGACGCTCGTCGTCGGCGCCGACGGCACCGTCCTCGGCTATCAGGGCCTGCACCTCCACGCCGACGCGATGGCGAAGACGATGCAGGTGGTCGTCGAACGCGGGATGGACGTGCGCGAGGTGCCCGACCGGGCGTACCACCCGACGACGCCGGAGATACTCGACGGACTCCTCCGACTCGCCGCGGAGCGACTGGAGTAA